Proteins from a single region of Halalkalibaculum roseum:
- a CDS encoding S9 family peptidase gives MCVSRSFLKSLLFTVLAFTLFANFTLAQKADFEQAERFTTQMMEKMVGSTEVDPEWIENQDRFWYTYENSEGKHWYFVDANRETKSKLFDQEVMASKLAEIFNKPFNSKDLPLKDFEYNTGEGFFEFNVDSIQFTYRIDNNSLIKGDSLSEEPSNRWKTYSPDSTWIAFAKNHNLYLMKADDPDSAEYQLTEDGQRWYSFQADEEDTTSNKRLRSNARWFEDSEKLYARRADVRDVEELWVINSLKERPELQTYKYPMPGDENIPQDEVWVFDADSKEGIKLDTDKEEWEDESLGGAYFNDGGFYTGLDSDYLYILRRNRQWNKIDVLQANTETGDVRILFSEESKPYFNTRFAQLAVLNDDSEFVWFSERTGWGQLYLYDQNGNLKNRITDGFYTAGDIVKIDTTERTLYFEAYGKEDGVSPYYAQLYKVNLDGSDMKRLTPENAHHDISASEEGNFFLDNYSRVDMPTVSVLRDGEGRVVQQLEKADISRMEEAGWKAPEAFKVKAADDATDLYGVMWKPFDFDSTKSYPIISYVYPGPQTEPFPVGFTIRGSRARPATLAQLGFMVIAMGQRGGSPLRSKYYHNYGYGDLRDYPLADNKYGIEQLASRHSFIDIDRVGIFGHSGGGFMSTAALLTYPDFYDVAVSSAGNHDNNMYNLWWSEVHNGVKKVTEKVRTDSTGTDSVKSEWQARVEPNTELAGNLQGHLLLVHGTVDDNVHPGNTIRMADALIKEGKRFDLMMLPGQRHGFGEYTPYFERMMWYYFAEHLLGDYRDNVNFNIPDYEE, from the coding sequence ATGTGCGTATCGAGATCCTTCCTTAAATCGCTACTATTCACCGTTCTTGCATTTACACTTTTTGCAAATTTCACACTTGCTCAGAAAGCCGACTTTGAACAAGCTGAACGCTTTACCACCCAAATGATGGAGAAAATGGTAGGAAGTACAGAAGTAGATCCGGAGTGGATTGAAAATCAGGACAGGTTTTGGTACACCTATGAAAATTCAGAAGGCAAACACTGGTATTTCGTTGATGCAAACCGTGAGACAAAATCAAAACTATTCGACCAGGAAGTAATGGCATCCAAACTGGCCGAAATTTTTAACAAGCCTTTCAACAGCAAAGATCTACCGCTTAAAGATTTTGAATACAATACCGGTGAAGGATTCTTTGAATTTAATGTTGATAGTATCCAATTCACATATAGGATTGACAATAATAGTTTAATCAAAGGTGACTCACTAAGTGAAGAACCAAGCAATCGATGGAAAACATACTCACCTGACAGTACCTGGATAGCATTTGCTAAAAATCATAATCTCTACCTAATGAAAGCAGATGATCCCGACAGCGCAGAATATCAGCTTACCGAAGACGGGCAGCGATGGTACAGTTTCCAGGCAGATGAAGAAGATACAACGAGTAACAAGCGATTGCGCTCAAATGCAAGATGGTTTGAAGATTCTGAGAAACTATACGCACGCCGAGCAGATGTCCGGGATGTCGAAGAGTTATGGGTAATCAATTCACTGAAGGAGCGGCCTGAATTGCAGACCTATAAATATCCGATGCCCGGAGATGAAAACATACCGCAGGACGAAGTTTGGGTATTCGATGCTGACAGCAAAGAAGGAATCAAGTTGGATACTGATAAGGAAGAGTGGGAAGATGAATCACTCGGTGGAGCCTATTTCAACGATGGTGGATTCTATACGGGACTCGATTCCGATTACCTCTACATATTGCGAAGAAATCGACAATGGAATAAGATAGATGTCCTTCAGGCCAATACTGAAACGGGTGATGTTCGGATCCTGTTTTCTGAAGAGAGCAAACCCTATTTCAACACCCGTTTTGCCCAACTCGCTGTACTTAATGATGACTCGGAATTTGTCTGGTTTTCGGAGCGTACGGGGTGGGGACAACTATACCTCTATGATCAAAACGGAAACCTGAAAAATCGAATAACTGACGGTTTTTATACAGCCGGTGATATTGTCAAAATTGATACTACCGAACGCACTCTCTACTTCGAGGCCTACGGTAAAGAAGATGGAGTAAGTCCTTATTACGCCCAGCTCTATAAGGTTAACCTGGACGGCAGCGATATGAAAAGGCTGACTCCGGAAAATGCGCATCATGATATTAGTGCTTCAGAAGAGGGAAACTTTTTTCTGGACAATTATTCCAGGGTTGATATGCCAACCGTATCCGTTTTGCGTGACGGGGAAGGGCGTGTCGTCCAACAGCTGGAAAAGGCAGATATCAGCCGAATGGAAGAAGCCGGTTGGAAAGCACCTGAAGCATTTAAGGTCAAGGCTGCCGATGATGCAACCGATCTCTACGGCGTAATGTGGAAACCTTTTGATTTTGACTCGACGAAGTCATATCCAATCATCAGTTACGTATACCCGGGGCCTCAGACAGAGCCTTTCCCTGTTGGATTTACTATTCGGGGATCAAGGGCTCGTCCTGCCACCCTGGCTCAACTGGGATTCATGGTAATCGCTATGGGACAGCGAGGTGGCAGTCCTTTGCGTTCAAAATACTACCATAACTATGGATACGGAGATCTGCGTGACTACCCCCTTGCCGACAATAAATACGGTATTGAACAGCTGGCATCCCGCCACTCTTTTATTGATATAGATCGTGTAGGTATTTTCGGGCATTCCGGGGGTGGGTTTATGAGTACTGCGGCTCTACTTACCTATCCTGATTTTTATGATGTCGCAGTATCATCGGCCGGAAATCATGACAACAACATGTACAACCTTTGGTGGAGCGAGGTGCACAACGGCGTTAAAAAAGTTACTGAGAAAGTTAGAACCGACAGCACCGGTACCGACTCAGTTAAATCAGAATGGCAAGCACGTGTTGAGCCCAATACTGAACTGGCCGGAAATTTGCAGGGACACCTTCTCCTGGTACATGGAACAGTCGATGATAATGTACATCCGGGAAATACTATCCGCATGGCCGATGCCTTGATAAAAGAAGGAAAACGTTTTGATTTAATGATGTTGCCCGGGCAGCGCCACGGTTTTGGAGAGTACACCCCCTATTTCGAGCGCATGATGTGGTACTATTTTGCCGAACACTTACTGGGTGATTACCGTGATAATGTCAATTTCAATATTCCCGATTACGAAGAGTAG
- a CDS encoding MFS transporter, which produces MLEKLRPYINLLKNNHNYRRLWLSQVVSNFGDWFGILAVYALITKYSDSEFLLGLIIVVKMMSLASFSPFAGYITDRFNRRHLMMFCDILRGMIVLGLLLVVSYQTLWLAYVLTALQMMLSAIFEPAKTSSIPNVTTEQELVDANVLSAASWSIIFTMGMGIGGLATEWLGTDLVFILDAISYGVSTWFIYRAVIPQKEMDPEELERTKNPLTGIREGFQYLFNQPHILRPTLAKGCFTMFLGALTYMLILVSEDVLMMGSIGLGLLYSARGIGTGVGPVIGRRIFENESSWIWGMGLCMIFAGVNYALVGLSSSLGLMLFFVFVAHAASGANWVMSTVLLQRRTPDTFRGRIFSTEWLLFTLAQSASVIIASTLLEQKLFTIQELIIFFAIMLAITGVIWNFTVTQKERVYQRELAADGG; this is translated from the coding sequence ATGCTCGAGAAATTACGACCATATATAAACCTTCTAAAAAACAACCATAACTATCGGCGGTTATGGCTTAGTCAGGTTGTATCTAATTTTGGTGACTGGTTCGGTATTCTCGCTGTCTATGCCCTGATTACAAAGTATTCTGATTCAGAATTTCTGCTTGGGCTTATCATAGTGGTAAAGATGATGAGCCTGGCTTCATTTTCTCCTTTTGCCGGATATATCACAGACCGATTTAACAGGAGACACTTGATGATGTTCTGTGATATTCTCAGGGGGATGATCGTTCTAGGCCTGTTGTTGGTAGTCTCCTATCAAACGCTTTGGCTTGCCTATGTTTTGACCGCATTACAGATGATGTTATCAGCAATATTTGAGCCTGCTAAAACCTCATCTATTCCGAATGTAACTACCGAACAGGAGCTGGTAGATGCTAATGTGCTATCTGCCGCCAGCTGGAGTATCATATTTACAATGGGTATGGGTATCGGGGGATTGGCAACCGAGTGGTTGGGAACAGACTTGGTGTTTATTCTTGATGCCATCAGCTATGGGGTCTCGACCTGGTTCATCTACAGAGCGGTGATTCCACAGAAAGAGATGGATCCGGAAGAACTTGAGCGCACCAAGAATCCATTAACAGGCATCAGGGAGGGGTTTCAATATCTTTTTAATCAGCCCCACATCTTACGTCCAACATTAGCCAAAGGGTGCTTTACCATGTTTCTGGGTGCCTTGACCTATATGCTTATTCTTGTTTCTGAGGACGTATTAATGATGGGCAGCATAGGACTTGGCTTGCTTTATTCAGCGCGGGGCATAGGTACCGGAGTGGGACCGGTAATTGGCAGGAGAATATTTGAAAATGAGAGCAGCTGGATTTGGGGGATGGGATTGTGCATGATATTTGCCGGAGTGAACTACGCGCTGGTCGGTTTGTCGAGCAGTCTGGGGCTCATGCTCTTTTTTGTATTTGTAGCTCATGCGGCATCCGGCGCAAATTGGGTTATGAGTACGGTGTTATTACAGCGACGAACACCCGACACTTTTCGTGGTAGGATATTCAGTACTGAGTGGCTGTTGTTTACACTGGCACAGTCGGCTTCGGTGATTATTGCTTCGACCCTGCTTGAACAGAAGCTCTTCACTATACAAGAGCTGATTATTTTCTTTGCCATCATGCTCGCTATCACCGGGGTCATCTGGAATTTCACGGTGACGCAAAAGGAGAGGGTGTATCAAAGAGAATTGGCCGCAGACGGCGGTTAG
- the dut gene encoding dUTP diphosphatase has product MKKVLFKKLSHGEDLPLPSYESSHAAGMDVRAALNEPFELKPGQRALIPTGFQMALPEGYEAQIRPRSGLAYKNGITMLNTPGTIDADYRGEVKVLAINHGKETFKVNHGDRIAQMVIAPVQQMFAEEVQELPDSDRGTGGFGSTGIE; this is encoded by the coding sequence ATGAAAAAAGTATTGTTTAAAAAGCTTTCCCATGGGGAGGATCTCCCGTTACCGTCCTATGAAAGCAGTCACGCAGCAGGAATGGATGTGCGGGCTGCACTAAATGAACCCTTTGAATTGAAACCCGGTCAACGGGCCTTAATCCCCACGGGATTTCAGATGGCACTACCGGAAGGATACGAAGCTCAGATCCGACCGCGTAGCGGACTTGCCTACAAAAATGGAATCACTATGCTCAACACGCCTGGGACCATCGATGCCGACTACAGGGGAGAGGTAAAAGTTCTGGCTATCAATCATGGTAAGGAGACGTTTAAGGTGAATCACGGCGACCGTATTGCCCAAATGGTTATTGCTCCCGTGCAGCAGATGTTTGCGGAAGAGGTTCAGGAATTGCCGGATTCGGATCGGGGAACAGGTGGTTTCGGTAGCACGGGAATTGAGTAG
- a CDS encoding DUF3108 domain-containing protein, whose amino-acid sequence MKIPRYRITSLKLLLFLFIPLVLQAQDSLLTFEHADRAPTESELLKWHEVFTYEVRYSLFKLGEVKVEMMGDTLYDGHNAQYLRTIITSSPGIPFVGREENHYNTIFTQTDSLPHTLVYWTDNVDDEEYDDTRYIYDYDAGNVYMREQETIDTLAIEEPASSGQLIFHLGRLFAGTENDFTIPIYLNLEKGFISVNNTVRKEMRNYKAFNEPVETYYGEGESTIDGPFGFRGDFKSWYLADDLRVPLEAHVKVWLGNVRIKIIDYKKELRK is encoded by the coding sequence TTGAAGATACCTCGATACAGGATTACAAGCCTTAAACTCCTTCTCTTTCTTTTTATACCCTTGGTATTGCAGGCACAGGACTCACTGCTAACCTTTGAGCATGCAGATCGTGCTCCCACAGAGAGTGAACTGCTTAAGTGGCATGAAGTATTTACCTATGAAGTGAGGTATAGTTTATTCAAACTTGGCGAGGTAAAGGTGGAAATGATGGGCGATACCCTCTATGATGGACACAATGCTCAGTATTTGCGTACCATTATAACCTCTAGTCCGGGTATTCCTTTCGTTGGTAGAGAAGAGAATCATTACAATACTATCTTCACTCAAACCGACTCGCTCCCCCATACTTTAGTCTACTGGACCGACAATGTTGATGATGAGGAGTATGATGATACCCGGTATATTTATGATTACGATGCCGGTAATGTGTATATGAGAGAGCAGGAAACGATAGATACTTTGGCGATAGAGGAACCGGCCAGTTCGGGACAACTGATATTTCACCTGGGACGACTCTTTGCAGGAACTGAAAATGATTTTACTATTCCCATTTATCTGAATCTTGAAAAAGGCTTTATATCGGTTAATAATACAGTCAGGAAAGAAATGAGAAATTATAAAGCCTTCAATGAACCGGTTGAAACCTACTATGGGGAAGGGGAATCTACCATTGACGGACCATTTGGATTCAGGGGCGATTTCAAATCGTGGTATCTTGCCGATGATCTTAGAGTACCCCTTGAGGCGCATGTAAAGGTTTGGCTGGGCAATGTCCGTATCAAAATAATTGACTACAAAAAAGAGCTTAGAAAATGA
- a CDS encoding acetyl-CoA carboxylase biotin carboxyl carrier protein subunit: protein MKFETTVGSDSKEIDLNSDEGEFTLNGETRSFTFHRQENGRYLLRSGTKVFKIDNVSYDKHTVQFTINGAWTKVDVRDEQDLLLDKLGFKTASEIGEGELNAPMPGKILEMIVKEGDEVSLGDPVAILEAMKMENELKAPIDGIVKTIAVAKNDSVEKNALILEIEASG from the coding sequence ATGAAATTTGAAACTACTGTTGGCAGTGACTCCAAGGAAATTGACTTAAACAGTGATGAAGGTGAGTTCACACTTAACGGTGAAACCAGAAGCTTTACTTTTCATCGACAGGAAAACGGGCGATACCTGCTGAGATCGGGAACAAAAGTCTTCAAAATAGATAATGTATCATATGACAAACATACTGTTCAGTTCACTATAAACGGTGCCTGGACCAAAGTCGATGTTCGTGATGAGCAGGATCTTCTTCTTGATAAACTCGGCTTCAAAACAGCTTCAGAGATAGGTGAAGGTGAGCTCAATGCCCCCATGCCCGGAAAAATTCTGGAGATGATTGTCAAGGAAGGCGACGAAGTAAGCCTTGGTGATCCCGTAGCCATTTTAGAGGCAATGAAAATGGAAAATGAACTCAAAGCACCCATCGACGGCATTGTAAAAACTATTGCAGTGGCTAAAAACGATTCTGTAGAAAAAAATGCATTAATTTTAGAAATAGAGGCAAGTGGATAA
- the murA gene encoding UDP-N-acetylglucosamine 1-carboxyvinyltransferase, with the protein MDKFVIEGPTPLQGTIPISGSKNAALPLMAAALLGDSPTTIYNVPKLRDIYTFNNVLRVTGARVDFNEEDGTLTIDPENISFLEAPYELVRKMRASFYMLGALMGKFGEAKVSLPGGCAWGPRPVDLHIEGMKTMGAQIDLEQGYVIADSEDVLNGGVYELNPSSVGATINLLLGSVLKASEFTIKNAAKEPDVVLLCEALRKMGADIEGIGTDTLTVRRVDSLSGIEIDNAPDRIETGTFMIAGAMHPESEVTLQGADPSELGAFPDTLRKTGAKVEINGSTIHVKAPEKLKPISVKTKIYPGFPTDLQAQWSTMMTQADGDSKVTDTIYYDRFSYVPELVRLGANMNVVENTVHISGKTPLKSASVMSTDLRASVSLVLAAMVAKGATDVLRIYHLDRGYEDLEDKLSQVGASIKRVDQDA; encoded by the coding sequence GTGGATAAATTTGTAATCGAAGGACCTACCCCCCTTCAAGGCACGATACCCATCAGCGGATCAAAAAATGCTGCACTCCCCCTGATGGCTGCAGCACTTCTAGGCGATTCACCCACAACTATCTACAATGTACCCAAGCTCAGAGACATCTATACCTTCAACAATGTGTTGCGGGTAACAGGTGCAAGGGTAGATTTTAATGAAGAGGATGGTACCCTTACCATAGATCCCGAAAATATCTCTTTTCTGGAGGCACCTTATGAGCTTGTTCGCAAGATGAGAGCTTCGTTTTATATGCTAGGGGCCCTGATGGGAAAATTTGGAGAAGCTAAAGTGTCGTTACCAGGTGGTTGCGCATGGGGACCTCGTCCGGTGGACCTTCATATTGAAGGAATGAAGACTATGGGAGCCCAAATAGATTTGGAACAGGGCTACGTAATTGCCGATTCTGAAGATGTTCTCAATGGCGGTGTATATGAGCTCAATCCAAGCAGTGTGGGAGCTACTATTAACCTCTTACTTGGTTCTGTATTAAAGGCGTCTGAATTTACCATTAAAAATGCTGCGAAAGAACCTGATGTGGTATTACTGTGTGAAGCGCTGCGTAAAATGGGCGCAGATATTGAAGGAATCGGTACCGATACTTTGACAGTTAGAAGAGTCGATTCACTATCAGGCATTGAGATAGATAATGCTCCCGACCGAATTGAAACCGGTACTTTTATGATTGCCGGAGCAATGCATCCTGAATCGGAAGTTACACTGCAGGGTGCCGACCCCTCAGAATTAGGTGCCTTTCCTGATACACTTAGAAAGACAGGGGCAAAAGTGGAGATTAACGGCAGTACCATTCATGTGAAAGCACCTGAAAAGCTTAAACCCATATCGGTAAAGACAAAGATTTACCCGGGCTTCCCAACTGATCTGCAAGCACAATGGTCAACAATGATGACCCAGGCCGATGGAGATTCAAAAGTGACCGATACCATCTACTATGACCGTTTCAGCTATGTGCCGGAATTAGTAAGGTTAGGTGCTAATATGAATGTTGTAGAGAATACTGTACACATCTCCGGGAAAACACCTCTGAAAAGTGCCTCTGTGATGAGTACAGATTTAAGGGCTAGTGTGAGTCTTGTTTTGGCTGCCATGGTAGCCAAGGGGGCAACGGATGTTCTTCGAATCTACCACCTAGACAGAGGCTATGAGGATCTTGAAGACAAATTATCCCAAGTTGGTGCATCGATAAAAAGGGTAGATCAGGACGCGTAA
- a CDS encoding Rne/Rng family ribonuclease has translation MKNQIIIHASGKQNRIALLENGELAQLFIESEENQRTVGNIYLARVHKVMSGIRAAFIDMGTPKDAFLHFSDAGDHLKDYVQMLNGPDAIYKNVRDELKKTNFDKISNYEKQNWAGKILRTDQRLLVQIVKEPIGSKGPRVSTDITIAGRFLVLIPMGEYIAVSRKISNYKERRRLKSVVGSMLPEGFGVIIRTVAQEQDKKALEDDMRNVLKKWERILERLETAKPPALLYNDLDMTESLVRDLFAKHYDRVLIDDQATYKKLKNYVSQIAPQMIPNVELYKGREHIFDYMNIAKDVDSIFSPRVRMPSGGYLIFEQTEAMYVVDVNSGPYAAKQKQEDNSLKTNLEAAREIAKQLRLRDIGGIICVDFIDQRDDRNRKKIYDEIKKEFKKDPAKTNVIGMSDFGLVQITRQRIRPSVVNSVSKVCPTCGGSGNVVTRNTIIADLDAWLSKFKHNTDYRAIDIYINPYLKSHLEKGFLSIKWKWMLRYRVKITFVPDETVSLNDYKITLAGSDIEITDVVMQDGDIDELLSQSEQEFQEMGSGKENLDYYRKKDSKSKYYKNGDSEKDTRKPRPSSSDSNKYYKSRS, from the coding sequence ATGAAAAACCAAATTATCATACACGCTTCGGGCAAACAAAATCGAATTGCCCTCCTGGAAAATGGGGAGCTGGCACAGCTCTTCATAGAGTCTGAAGAAAACCAGCGTACCGTTGGCAACATTTATTTAGCAAGAGTTCACAAGGTGATGAGTGGCATACGCGCCGCTTTCATTGACATGGGTACCCCCAAAGACGCATTTCTGCACTTCTCTGATGCGGGCGATCATCTCAAGGATTATGTTCAGATGTTGAACGGACCGGATGCCATATATAAGAATGTCAGAGATGAGCTAAAGAAAACGAACTTCGATAAGATATCGAACTACGAAAAGCAGAATTGGGCGGGGAAAATACTACGTACCGATCAAAGGTTGCTTGTGCAGATTGTAAAAGAACCCATTGGATCCAAAGGTCCCCGCGTTTCCACAGATATTACAATTGCCGGACGCTTTCTTGTACTCATTCCAATGGGCGAATACATTGCTGTTTCTCGTAAAATCAGCAACTATAAAGAACGCCGCAGGTTGAAAAGCGTTGTCGGTTCCATGCTTCCGGAAGGATTCGGTGTGATCATCAGAACTGTTGCCCAGGAGCAGGATAAGAAAGCCCTGGAAGACGACATGCGCAATGTACTTAAGAAGTGGGAGCGCATTCTAGAACGCCTCGAGACGGCTAAACCACCGGCTTTGTTATACAATGATCTGGATATGACTGAAAGCCTTGTGCGGGACTTATTCGCCAAACATTACGATCGTGTGCTTATCGACGATCAGGCGACGTACAAGAAACTGAAGAATTATGTCAGTCAGATTGCTCCCCAAATGATTCCTAACGTAGAGCTCTACAAAGGACGAGAGCACATCTTTGACTACATGAATATTGCCAAGGATGTAGATTCCATTTTCAGTCCGAGAGTTCGTATGCCATCCGGAGGTTATTTGATCTTTGAACAGACAGAAGCCATGTATGTGGTGGATGTTAACTCAGGTCCCTATGCGGCTAAGCAAAAACAGGAAGACAATTCACTTAAAACGAATCTAGAAGCTGCAAGGGAAATCGCCAAGCAACTCCGTCTGCGGGATATCGGCGGCATTATTTGTGTAGACTTCATTGACCAGCGGGATGATCGCAACCGTAAAAAGATCTATGACGAGATCAAGAAAGAGTTTAAGAAAGATCCCGCCAAAACAAACGTTATCGGCATGAGCGATTTCGGACTCGTTCAGATTACCCGTCAACGCATTCGTCCTAGCGTGGTTAACTCTGTTTCTAAAGTATGTCCGACCTGCGGAGGATCCGGTAATGTCGTTACACGCAATACCATAATAGCCGATCTCGATGCCTGGTTAAGTAAGTTCAAGCACAATACCGATTACCGGGCAATAGATATTTACATCAACCCTTATCTAAAGTCTCACCTTGAAAAAGGATTTCTCAGCATCAAATGGAAGTGGATGCTGCGCTATAGGGTTAAGATTACATTCGTACCTGATGAAACCGTCTCTCTTAATGACTACAAAATCACTCTTGCCGGTTCAGACATTGAAATCACGGACGTGGTGATGCAGGATGGAGATATCGATGAATTGCTCAGCCAATCTGAGCAGGAATTCCAGGAGATGGGTTCCGGTAAGGAAAATCTCGACTACTATCGCAAAAAGGACTCCAAGAGCAAATATTACAAGAATGGAGATTCCGAAAAAGATACCCGGAAGCCCCGACCCAGCTCTTCTGATTCCAACAAATATTATAAGTCGCGATCCTGA
- the hslV gene encoding ATP-dependent protease subunit HslV: MSIPQLKATTVLGIIHNGEAAIGGDGQATMDKTVMKATVNKVRKLYEGRIAAGFAGSTADAFTLFEKYEEKLKQYNGNLQRAAVEMAKEWRNDKFLRKLEALLVVMSKDQALLISGNGDVIEPDDQILAIGSGGSYALAAARALKENAPELTAREIIEKSLNIAADICIYTNHNLSIIEIEE; encoded by the coding sequence ATGAGCATACCCCAACTCAAGGCAACAACAGTATTAGGAATCATCCACAATGGCGAGGCTGCCATTGGCGGTGACGGTCAAGCCACCATGGATAAAACCGTAATGAAAGCTACGGTCAACAAAGTCCGCAAGCTCTATGAAGGTAGAATCGCTGCCGGCTTTGCCGGTTCCACTGCCGATGCTTTTACCCTGTTCGAGAAATACGAAGAAAAGCTAAAGCAATATAACGGCAACCTGCAGCGTGCTGCCGTTGAGATGGCTAAAGAGTGGAGAAACGATAAATTTCTACGAAAATTGGAGGCCCTCCTTGTCGTCATGAGTAAGGATCAAGCCCTGCTGATATCCGGTAACGGTGATGTTATTGAGCCTGACGATCAAATTCTGGCAATCGGCAGCGGAGGGTCTTATGCCCTTGCGGCGGCCAGAGCATTGAAAGAGAATGCTCCCGAATTAACGGCGCGTGAAATTATTGAAAAGTCGCTGAACATAGCTGCGGATATTTGCATCTATACCAATCATAATTTGAGCATTATTGAAATTGAAGAGTAG
- the hslU gene encoding ATP-dependent protease ATPase subunit HslU: protein MQQQLVKPKNLTPQQVVAELQKYIVGQDDAKRSVAIALRNRWRRMNSDEEIRDEILPNNILLIGPTGVGKTEIARRLAKLAEAPFLKIEASKFTEVGYVGRDVESMIRDLADIAVNMVKSEMQERVQEKAKEIVEERILDILIPPVKKSSDSSTGFKNDGDSDFDPDRASDQELNQRTREKFRQKLRDGELDDRKIEIEVKKSSKAPMMQIFGPQGGMDEMGINLQDMLGNLSGDKKSKRNVTIEEARKILLDEEAEKLVDHDAAVQEALERVQTQGIVFIDELDKVATSSGDGKGGGPDVSRQGVQRDLLPIVEGSNVSTKHGMVKTDHILFIGSGAFHVSKPSDLIPELQGRFPIRVELNSLTEDDFFDILTQPKNALTKQYQAMLEAEGVKIDFTEEAIREIASIAAQVNERVENIGARRLHTILSSLLDELLFAVPDDISSGDITIDKEYVNKQLDDLVKDKDLSHYIL, encoded by the coding sequence ATGCAACAACAACTCGTAAAACCGAAAAATCTAACCCCACAGCAGGTAGTAGCAGAGCTGCAGAAGTACATTGTGGGACAGGATGATGCCAAACGTTCTGTCGCTATTGCCCTGAGGAATCGCTGGCGTCGGATGAACTCCGATGAAGAGATCCGGGATGAAATACTGCCCAATAACATATTGCTAATCGGTCCGACCGGCGTTGGTAAAACGGAAATTGCACGCCGTCTCGCTAAACTAGCGGAGGCTCCTTTTCTGAAAATTGAAGCATCAAAGTTTACTGAAGTCGGTTATGTCGGTCGTGATGTTGAGTCCATGATTCGTGATTTGGCTGATATTGCCGTGAACATGGTGAAAAGCGAAATGCAGGAGCGGGTTCAGGAGAAAGCAAAAGAAATTGTAGAAGAACGCATACTGGATATATTGATCCCACCTGTTAAAAAGTCTTCCGACTCTTCAACAGGTTTCAAAAACGATGGAGACAGTGATTTTGACCCGGATCGCGCAAGTGATCAGGAACTGAACCAGCGCACGAGGGAAAAATTCCGGCAGAAGCTGAGAGATGGGGAGCTGGATGACCGAAAAATTGAGATTGAGGTAAAGAAATCAAGTAAGGCACCCATGATGCAGATTTTTGGCCCCCAGGGTGGAATGGACGAAATGGGTATCAACCTGCAGGATATGCTGGGCAATCTTTCCGGTGATAAAAAATCTAAACGAAATGTCACTATTGAGGAAGCTCGAAAGATCTTGCTGGACGAAGAGGCCGAGAAGCTGGTAGATCACGACGCAGCAGTTCAGGAAGCTCTCGAACGCGTTCAAACACAGGGCATTGTTTTCATCGATGAACTGGATAAAGTAGCTACCTCCTCCGGTGACGGAAAAGGCGGAGGCCCTGATGTTAGCCGTCAGGGTGTACAGCGCGACTTACTCCCTATTGTTGAAGGTAGTAATGTTTCCACCAAACATGGGATGGTTAAGACCGATCACATATTGTTTATCGGATCAGGAGCTTTTCATGTATCCAAACCATCCGATCTGATCCCGGAACTCCAGGGCCGTTTCCCAATCCGGGTGGAACTGAATTCTCTGACTGAAGATGATTTCTTTGACATCCTTACGCAACCAAAGAATGCTCTTACAAAACAGTACCAGGCAATGCTTGAGGCCGAAGGCGTTAAGATAGATTTTACAGAAGAAGCCATACGTGAAATAGCTTCCATAGCGGCTCAGGTCAATGAGCGTGTGGAGAATATCGGAGCCCGCCGGTTGCACACTATACTATCATCCTTATTGGATGAGCTGCTGTTTGCTGTTCCGGATGATATTTCTTCCGGAGATATTACAATTGACAAAGAATACGTGAACAAACAGCTGGATGATCTTGTTAAAGACAAAGATTTAAGTCACTATATACTCTAA